The Glycine max cultivar Williams 82 chromosome 3, Glycine_max_v4.0, whole genome shotgun sequence sequence TCTACCATACATAAACAACTAAGTCACAAAGAATGATATCTGCATCGCCAAGAGAAGGATTACTCAGCTGGACTAGCTTATGAATTGGAATCTAACTGCTACAGAAGACAGATGACCACCAAGATCAATCGTCACAAAATGGATCAGAAGGAAAAAGGGAAACAAGAAATCGGTGTATCATTTCAAAGCTGGTGAATGTGATCACAGCAGCTGGTGTTGTCCTCAGAAGGTTGGTGGCACAACCTCGGTAAAAACCCTGTACACCTTGTTGAAAAACCTTTCTAATACAATCAATCACACCAGAGTACCGTTTCTCCGAATGATGCCCTTGTTCTTGCAATCTGGAACGTACAACCTGcaaacaacatatttttttggaaTCTAACTGCTACAGAAGACAGATGACCACCAAGATCAATCGTCACAAAATATGAGGCCGTGGATCAGAAGGAAAAAGGGAAACAAGAAATCGGTGTATCATTTCAAAGCTGGTGAATGTGATCACAGCAGCTGGTGTTGTCCTCAGAAGGTTGGTGGCACAACCTCGGTAAAAACCCTGTACACCTTCTTGTTGAAAAACCTTTCTAATACAATCAATCACACCAGAGTACCGTTTCTCCGAATGATGCCCTTGTTCTTGCAATCTGGAACGTACAACCTGcaaacaacatattttttgtAACTTTCTAATGCTTGTCTGCCCAAAGAACAGAAAtacaaaaacacacacacacacacttatatattcataaaattcCACCACAATTATCAGGTGCATGGCTTTGTAGTTTCAAAGTTGGCAATGAAGGAAAAAAGTGAAAGCTCAAAATATTCAAGAAATAGcacaatataatattattcttgGAAGCTTTAAACGCTGAAAATAGATTCTAATCATTCTTCAGTCATATGATGGGAAAGGTAACTCATTGACAAGACTAGGAGACTAGAGGTATTAGTACCTATGTGGACAAATACCCTGCACAAAACTACCTCAATTATTCAGCAACATACCTCGTGAGGATATGTCAATGTGGATGCAAAAATTTTAGAAACTGATGATGCAATTGCAACATCACGTGCACCAAGTTTATCCATTGCTGCGTCATCTGATACAAAATAGTAAAAACATTGATTAATTGCCAAAACTTTCAAGAGTTCACAAAAAAGCTGTAGGCATGAAATTACCTTGATTtgccaaataaaattttattgtctCATAAGTAGGAAATTGAATGGCAACATGACTGATACCAGCCAGAGCAGGTACAAGGCCACTGTTTgtggtaaaaaatttaaatgtcatTAAATCATTGATTATAATTCCAAACATGTTGCATTTATGTTAAGCAACACCAACCTGTACAGCCCTCGAATGCCCTCCTCATGAGCAATTCTCCTCAATGCAGATAGTGTGCCCCTATATGGCACAACACCAGGTCTTATTCCCTGGGTCTGCATAAAATAGGCAGCAAAGTTATAGCACAGAATACATACAAATGCACTGATAATAGCTAATAAAGCACAAGAAGCCTTCTATTGTCCCTATGGTTTCAACACAATAATATATGGAAGATGAAGTTCATCAATATTAATGAGGAAAGTTTGTGCAGTGATCAATGCAACGCTAATGTTCATAAACCCTTTCTCCTAAATGGACAACACGGTCAGCCCACAGCAATAAATGGACAACATTTTAAGTAGcttgttttatgctttcatTCTTTCTCCTCATGTTTTGGTATAGTCCCCCCATGGGTTTTGGTACAGTCCCCCcatgtttgtgtttcttttgctttgttcttaataatattttggCTGGTTGAGGATGGTGGGGAATTGGGAGTCACCATACCAGGGATGCATATCCATCCCTATCCATGACTGCATCTagccatttttcaaaaaaagtaaaatgtgtTCATTCTACTGCTGATCCACGACATAGGGGCCATGTAATGAATCATGATATCATCTTGCATGGAGGTCATGCAGAAAGGCAAACAATGTCAAATTTATTGtgcctgcattttttttattaccataAAATTCTAGAAATTATGCCAGAAAAAACTGTAAAATCTCAAATTCCATGATACTAATGGTAAATAAGACAATCAAATAGCTTTTTATCCTCCAATACATTTCTATTTGCATATATCACTAAAACTTTTTTGGCTCATGCATTATGCCAAGTTTATGTGATAGGCAGATAGCATAATCAAATATATCAGCATAAATTGGAGAAACATACTTGGAGTCTGGTCTTGACAACCCAAAGGGGATTTGTAAACATGGTAGTTGCAGCTCCAGCACCAGAAGCAGCTATCACATTAGCTCCAATGGGAAGATGATGGCTATCTGCATACATAACACAGCTATTATAATTCGGACATCTACATAATGAGGGGACAAAATACAGCAAGTTGGCAACATAAAAAAGGTCAATAAgtagattaattaatttcatcacAAACAGAATAATGCTTCCAACAATCCCTTATTTGGATCAATAGAAAATAATCACTAATGGACTAACCATCGGAATGAAGAAGGCTCTTAAGCTGCTCATATGCACTAAAATAAACCTGCAGATTCATAAATTCATACAATTAGAACACTAACTAAAACAGCATTGCAGTTTTCTGCTTATCtgatattaaaaatagttatgGATTCGCTACAGATAGAGATTTCTACTGctcaataaaacaaaattattcaataattagCTAAATTGATTAGGCAACACAGAAACGCAAAAGGCATAAGCTTATGAGAAATAGTGTGTTAAAACTTATCATCTAAACCAGAGTGCAGCTATGTTAAAACTTCtccaataaaattcaaattttaacacATTACTTCTCATTTGCATAAGCAGAGTGCAGCTATGTAACTTATCATCTGAACCAGCCATAAAAATGGAGGTAGGTCGATTTTTTATCAAGGGCACAGTGATGTTGATCACCAATGTATttccacaaaaaaaatcaagtgaaccaaccaaaatcaaatcTATGTCAACATACAATCCATAAGATGCTCATATTCTTAACTCAATTCAGCAA is a genomic window containing:
- the LOC100500213 gene encoding nicotinamide adenine dinucleotide transporter 1, chloroplastic, with translation MTADTHAAPNINPKGLLCNAAAGASAGVIAATFVCPLDVIKTRFQVHGVPQLAHGSVKGSIIVASLEQIFHKEGLRGMYRGLAPTVLALLPNWAVYFSAYEQLKSLLHSDDSHHLPIGANVIAASGAGAATTMFTNPLWVVKTRLQTQGIRPGVVPYRGTLSALRRIAHEEGIRGLYSGLVPALAGISHVAIQFPTYETIKFYLANQDDAAMDKLGARDVAIASSVSKIFASTLTYPHEVVRSRLQEQGHHSEKRYSGVIDCIRKVFQQEGVQGFYRGCATNLLRTTPAAVITFTSFEMIHRFLVSLFPSDPRPHIL